A single window of Narcine bancroftii isolate sNarBan1 chromosome 1, sNarBan1.hap1, whole genome shotgun sequence DNA harbors:
- the LOC138765529 gene encoding zinc finger protein 131-like isoform X2 encodes MEGLGLPLFPDMETEEVLMDTVHEVPSHYKVVLDRLNEQRQQEQFTDITLIVDGHHFKAHKAVLAACSQFFCRFFQDFREEPLVEIEGVSNLAFQHLIEFTYTAKLMVLQEEEASDVWKAAEYLQMEEAMKALNNRPNAESPADKAKSPGMRKPKKWTIAETSNVITETLPSIQETETVEIDQVNVFTVEIDGEAERLAEEGGGAGVGETPVARLPGGAASAEQPAESALALLADITSKYQQDSLDKEPEREGDPEAAAQPQEEAEPAVSPEDGIHIVEVLSQGDKVFCCEKCGRTFRLFYHFKEHLKVHSGENYVCHLCSKQYTRESAWKQHLSSHREEEGGNKKPRCVRKVHVCQYCEKQFDHFGHFKEHLRKHTGEKPFECPNCHERFARNSTLKCHLVACRTGLGAKKGRKKLYECQVCSSVFPSWDQFKHHLAVHTGEKPNHCTVCDMWFMRAGELRQHIKEKHGTAEPPAAEMTEIMVPVVMIDTEAIEEETIIEQIAVAQNSGPLVIGQLKVLHLCQSYSRHQSHLTCEDVWRECIAVSSIYRPVNKKTSLG; translated from the exons GTCACCATTTCAAAGCACACAAAGCTGTCCTTGCTGCCTGCAGCCAGTTCTTCTGTCGCTTTTTCCAGGATTTTAGGGAGGAACCGTTGGTCGAGATTGAAG GGGTGAGCAACCTGGCATTCCAGCACCTGATCGAGTTCACCTACACGGCCAAGCTGATGGTGCTGCAGGAGGAGGAGGCGAGCGATGTGTGGAAGGCAGCAGAGTACCTGCAGATGGAGGAGGCCATGAAAGCACTCAACAACCG GCCCAATGCCGAGTCTCCGGCAGACAAAGCTAAGAGCCCGGGCATGAGGAAGCCCAAGAAGTGGACGATCGCGGAGACATCGAACGTGATCACGGAGacactgccctccatccaggagACGGAGACGGTGGAGATCGACCAGGTGAACGTGTTCACGGTGGAGATCGACGGCGAGGCAGAGCGGTTGGCAGAGGAGGGTGGAGGGGCCGGGGTGGGCGAAACCCCGGTGGCGCGGCTGCCCGGCGGCGCAGCCAGCGCGGAGCAGCCTGCCGAGTCGGCGCTGGCGCTGCTGGCTGACATCACCAGCAAGTACCAGCAGGATAGCTTGGACAAAGAGCCGGAACGGGAGGGGGACCCAGAGGCCGCTGCCCAGCCCCAGGAGGAGGCTGAGCCGGCCGTCTCGCCAGAGGACGGCATCCATATCGTGGAGGTTCTGTCTCAGGGCGACAAGGTGTTCTGCTGCGAGAAGTGTGGCCGCACCTTCAGACTCTTCTACCACTTCAAGGAGCACTTGAAGGTGCACTCGGGGGAGAACTACGTGTGCCACCTCTGCAGCAAGCAGTACACCCGGGAGAGTGCCTGGAAACAGCACCTCTCTTCCCACCGCGAGGAGGAAGGCGGCAACAAAAAGCCACGATGTGTCCGAAAGGTGCATGTGTGCCAGTACTGCGAGAAACAGTTCGACCACTTTGGGCACTTCAAGGAGCATCTCCGAAAACACACGG GCGAGAAGCCGTTTGAGTGCCCGAACTGCCACGAGCGCTTTGCCAGGAACAGCACTCTGAAATGTCACCTGGTGGCCTGTCGCACGGGCCTGGGGGCAAAGAAAGGGCGCAAGAAGCTGTACGAGTGCCAG GTCTGCTCCAGCGTCTTCCCTAGCTGGGACCAGTTCAAGCACCACCTGGCAGTGCACACGGGCGAGAAGCCCAACCACTGTACCGTCTGTGACATGTGGTTCATGCGGGCCGGCGAGCTAAGGCAGCACATCAAGGAGAAACACGGCACGGCCGAGCCTCCGGCGGCTGAGATGACGGAGATCATGGTACCCGTGGTGATGATCGACACCGAGGCCATCGAGGAGGAGACCATCATAGAGCAG ATCGCTGTGGCACAAAACAGTGGACCTCTTGTTATCGGGCAACTAAAAGTCCTGCACCTCTGCCAGAGTTATTCCAGGCACCAGTCTCATTTGACTTGCGAAGATGTTTGGAGAGAATGCATAGCAGTTTCATCTATTTACAGGCCTGTTAATAAAAAGACAAGCCTTGGCTGA
- the LOC138765529 gene encoding zinc finger protein 131-like isoform X3, giving the protein METEEVLMDTVHEVPSHYKVVLDRLNEQRQQEQFTDITLIVDGHHFKAHKAVLAACSQFFCRFFQDFREEPLVEIEGVSNLAFQHLIEFTYTAKLMVLQEEEASDVWKAAEYLQMEEAMKALNNRPNAESPADKAKSPGMRKPKKWTIAETSNVITETLPSIQETETVEIDQVNVFTVEIDGEAERLAEEGGGAGVGETPVARLPGGAASAEQPAESALALLADITSKYQQDSLDKEPEREGDPEAAAQPQEEAEPAVSPEDGIHIVEVLSQGDKVFCCEKCGRTFRLFYHFKEHLKVHSGENYVCHLCSKQYTRESAWKQHLSSHREEEGGNKKPRCVRKVHVCQYCEKQFDHFGHFKEHLRKHTGEKPFECPNCHERFARNSTLKCHLVACRTGLGAKKGRKKLYECQVCSSVFPSWDQFKHHLAVHTGEKPNHCTVCDMWFMRAGELRQHIKEKHGTAEPPAAEMTEIMVPVVMIDTEAIEEETIIEQIAVAQNSGPLVIGQLKVLHLCQSYSRHQSHLTCEDVWRECIAVSSIYRPVNKKTSLG; this is encoded by the exons GTCACCATTTCAAAGCACACAAAGCTGTCCTTGCTGCCTGCAGCCAGTTCTTCTGTCGCTTTTTCCAGGATTTTAGGGAGGAACCGTTGGTCGAGATTGAAG GGGTGAGCAACCTGGCATTCCAGCACCTGATCGAGTTCACCTACACGGCCAAGCTGATGGTGCTGCAGGAGGAGGAGGCGAGCGATGTGTGGAAGGCAGCAGAGTACCTGCAGATGGAGGAGGCCATGAAAGCACTCAACAACCG GCCCAATGCCGAGTCTCCGGCAGACAAAGCTAAGAGCCCGGGCATGAGGAAGCCCAAGAAGTGGACGATCGCGGAGACATCGAACGTGATCACGGAGacactgccctccatccaggagACGGAGACGGTGGAGATCGACCAGGTGAACGTGTTCACGGTGGAGATCGACGGCGAGGCAGAGCGGTTGGCAGAGGAGGGTGGAGGGGCCGGGGTGGGCGAAACCCCGGTGGCGCGGCTGCCCGGCGGCGCAGCCAGCGCGGAGCAGCCTGCCGAGTCGGCGCTGGCGCTGCTGGCTGACATCACCAGCAAGTACCAGCAGGATAGCTTGGACAAAGAGCCGGAACGGGAGGGGGACCCAGAGGCCGCTGCCCAGCCCCAGGAGGAGGCTGAGCCGGCCGTCTCGCCAGAGGACGGCATCCATATCGTGGAGGTTCTGTCTCAGGGCGACAAGGTGTTCTGCTGCGAGAAGTGTGGCCGCACCTTCAGACTCTTCTACCACTTCAAGGAGCACTTGAAGGTGCACTCGGGGGAGAACTACGTGTGCCACCTCTGCAGCAAGCAGTACACCCGGGAGAGTGCCTGGAAACAGCACCTCTCTTCCCACCGCGAGGAGGAAGGCGGCAACAAAAAGCCACGATGTGTCCGAAAGGTGCATGTGTGCCAGTACTGCGAGAAACAGTTCGACCACTTTGGGCACTTCAAGGAGCATCTCCGAAAACACACGG GCGAGAAGCCGTTTGAGTGCCCGAACTGCCACGAGCGCTTTGCCAGGAACAGCACTCTGAAATGTCACCTGGTGGCCTGTCGCACGGGCCTGGGGGCAAAGAAAGGGCGCAAGAAGCTGTACGAGTGCCAG GTCTGCTCCAGCGTCTTCCCTAGCTGGGACCAGTTCAAGCACCACCTGGCAGTGCACACGGGCGAGAAGCCCAACCACTGTACCGTCTGTGACATGTGGTTCATGCGGGCCGGCGAGCTAAGGCAGCACATCAAGGAGAAACACGGCACGGCCGAGCCTCCGGCGGCTGAGATGACGGAGATCATGGTACCCGTGGTGATGATCGACACCGAGGCCATCGAGGAGGAGACCATCATAGAGCAG ATCGCTGTGGCACAAAACAGTGGACCTCTTGTTATCGGGCAACTAAAAGTCCTGCACCTCTGCCAGAGTTATTCCAGGCACCAGTCTCATTTGACTTGCGAAGATGTTTGGAGAGAATGCATAGCAGTTTCATCTATTTACAGGCCTGTTAATAAAAAGACAAGCCTTGGCTGA